The Fulvia fulva chromosome 6, complete sequence genome includes a window with the following:
- a CDS encoding NAD-capped RNA hydrolase NPY1, whose amino-acid sequence MPAQPDNPDPAHAHIDSMLSRKFGKEVANYFSGSPLNRVAFLRADSKFLSQALKHDSTSFLLCNELQPLVQSNTKPGRGKLAYVKYNHVQSIIGGDPFSKDEKELVATYNSDNYIPQIIFLGIDEKNKNRLTYQAKNRYTGAPYFAVDVTPRGSVKEASEKLIADLKSKSLEFGKGRIMHLEAQDAAIYAEARQLLDWNARNPYCAACGSLTMSVNAGFKRTCPPTDGSTKRVSNAIPPNTEQGADPKARPPCVTRTGISNLCFPRTDPTVIMAVMNAKGDRILLGRQKRWPAYWFSTLAGFAEPAESIEEAVRREVYEEAGILVGRVVIHSTQPWPYPANLMIGAIGQAIPTGETIDLGHDPELDDARWFEFDEVRHALRVGTSGLGEDASPEYKQGDLRLPPNTAIANQLMTAVVNGFASGETKI is encoded by the exons ATGCCAGCGCAACCCGACAACCCAGATCCCGCGCACGCACACATCGACTCGATGCTGTCACGAAAGTTCGGCAAGGAAGTCGCCAACTACTTCTCCGGCTCACCACTGAACCGTGTGGCATTCCTGCGAGCGGACAGCAAGTTTCTGTCTCAGGCCTTGAAGCACGACA GCACATCCTTCCTCCTCTGCAACGAGCTCCAACCCCTCGTCCAGTCCAACACCAAGCCCGGCCGCGGCAAGCTCGCCTACGTCAAGTACAACCATGTCCAATCCATCATCGGCGGGGACCCCTTCTCCAAGGACGAGAAAGAGTTGGTTGCAACTTACAACAGCGACAACTACATCCCCCAGATCATCTTCCTCGGTATCGACGAGAAGAATAAGAATCGTCTCACATACCAAGCCAAAAACCGCTACACGGGAGCGCCGTACTTCGCCGTCGATGTCACACCCAGAGGAAGCGTCAAGGAGGCCAGCGAGAAGCTGATCGCAGACCTGAAGAGCAAGAGCCTGGAGTTTGGCAAGGGCAGGATAATGCATCTGGAGGCACAAGATGCGGCCATATATGCCGAGGCACGACAGTTGCTAGACTGGAATGCTAGGAACCCATACTGTGCGGCGTGTGGCAGCCTCACAATGAGTGTCAACGCCGGCTTCAAGAGGACGTGTCCACCTACAGATGGCTCAACGAAGAGAGTCAGCAATGCGATCCCACCCAACACGGAGCAAGGCGCAGATCCCAAGGCTCGTCCACCATGCGTGACACGGACCGGTATTTCCAACTTGTGCTTCCCTCGAACGGACCCTACCGTCATCATGGCTGTCATGAACGCAAAGGGCGACAGGATCCTCCTCGGACGACAGAAGCGCTGGCCCGCATACTGGTTCTCCACCCTCGCCGGTTTCGCCGAACCAGCCGAATCAATCGAAGAGGCCGTACGAAGAGAAGTCTACGAAGAAGCCGGCATTCTCGTCGGAAGAGTTGTGATCCACTCGACGCAACCTTGGCCGTACCCTGCGAACCTCATGATTGGCGCTATTGGTCAAGCGATACCGACTGGCGAGACGATCGATCTGGGTCATGATCCTGAGCTTGATGATGCGAGGTGGTTCGAGTTTGATGAAGTGCGACATGCGCTGAGAGTAGGCACGTCGGGGCTGGGTGAGGATGCCAGT
- a CDS encoding Methyltransferase — translation MAEVPNAEEPRAESSLHPPAAAQQADQSQNPAAEDDATETGHVVGDDEDENHVAGLEIDTSSDSGFGDDEAGSETSSLASSLLRGHIENGRKYSTLRDDYWGPSDDQQFETMDAGHFVYLLMESGRDNPLFRSPLRFPRNVLDIGTGTGTWAIDVADKFPDVNVHGVDLYPPPNSWVPPNCFLEVQDVLQEWTWNYQFDLVHMRLLLGAFTDAEWDQVYRTVYENLKPGGWIEQVELDVRVMSDDESLPKDSLLAGWGQNFLGCSERSGRPLSTQTTMAGRITAAGFTNLQDDLFKCPLGSWPKDKRLKEAGRVNLHHWSSGLDGWAMWLLTKHGAPTPWSADVVRVYVAKVRQELKQKGLHIYHFTRRVWAQKPYDA, via the exons ATGGCAGAAGTGCCGAACGCTGAAGAGCCACGAGCCGAATCCTCTCTGCATCCGCCGGCTGCGGCGCAGCAAGCCGACCAGAGTCAAAATCCGGCAGCTGAAGACGACGCGACTGAGACGGGACATGTCGTTGGCGATGATGAGGATGAGAATCATGTCGCTGGACTG GAGATAGACACATCCAGCGATTCCGGCTTTGGCGACGATGAGGCCGGCTC GGAAACCAGTTCTCTTGCATCTTCGCTGCTAAGAGGTCACATCGAGAATGGACGAAA ATACTCGACCTTGCGTGACGACTACTGGGGTCCCTCGGACGATCAGCAGTTCGAGACTATGGATGCCGGGCATTTCGTGTACCTGCTCATGGAGAGCGGCCGTGATAATCCTCTGTTCCGCTCTCCGCTCAGATTCCCGAGAAACGTGCTCGACATTGGCACAGGAACCGGCACGTGGGCGATCGATGTTGCGGATAAGTTCCCTGACGTGAATGTACACGGCGTAGACCTGTATCCGCCTCCAAACTCGTGGGTACCACCGAACTGCTTTCTGGAAGTACAAGATGTGCTGCAAGAGTGGACGTGGAATTACCAATTCGACCTTGTCCACATGCGACTCCTGCTAGGCGCTTTCACAGATGCAGAATGGGACCAAGTATATCGAACGGTCTACGAAAACCTGAAGCCTGGTGGATGGATTGAGCAAGTCGAGCTGGATGTCCGCGTCATGTCGGATGACGAGTCTCTACCCAAAGACAGTCTATTGGCAGGCTGGGGCCAGAACTTCCTTGGATGCTCGGAAAGAAGTGGCAGGCCACTATCGACGCAAACCACAATGGCCGGACGCATCACTGCCGCAGGATTCACGAACCTGCAAGATGATCTCTTCAAGTGTCCGCTGGGTTCATGGCCGAAAGACAAGAGACTGAAAGAAGCTGGTAGAGTCAACCTCCACCATTGGTCTTCTGGACTAGATGGCTGGGCGATGTGGTTGTTGACGAAGCATGGAGCTCCGACGCCCTGGAGTGCAGATGTGGTTAGAGTATATGTTGCGAAAGTGAGACAGGAGTTGAAGCAGAAAGGTCTCCATATCTACCATTTCAC GCGGAGAGTGTGGGCACAGAAGCCATATGATGCTTGA